TAAATAGTAGTTAACAGATAAAGGATGTTAGGTTGCTTAGACAACTAGGATGTTGGCTTAGAAGCAGCCATTCATTTAAAGAGTGCGTAATAGCTCACTAGTCAAGCGACCTAGCGCCGACAATACTCGGGACTAAACTACTTACCGAAGTTGTGGACCCGCTTTGCGGGTGGTAGAGGAACATTCTATACGCATTGAAGGCGAACTGTGAGGTTTGTTGGAGCATATAGAAAAGCAAATGTTGGCATAAGTAACGATAATGCAGATGGAAAATCTGCACGCCGAAAGTCTAAGGGTTCCTGAGCAATGTTAATCATCTCAGGGTTAGTCGGGTCCTAAGCTGAGGCCGTAAGGCGTAAGTGATGGTAAACAGGTTAATATTCCTGTACCTGGTTGAATTTGTTTGACTATAAGGAGGGACGTAGAAGTGAAGATCAGCCACCTGTTGGATTAGGTGGTCTAAGTGTGTAGGTGGAAAATGTAGGCAAATCCGCATTTTCTTAACACTGAGGCACAAACGGGAGAGCTTGCTCACAAACTGATCGTAATCATGCTACCGAGAAAAACTTCGTATAGGAGAATTTAATCAGTCCGTACCGCAAACCGACACAGGTAGACGGGATGAGTATTCTCAGGCGCTCGAGTGAGTCGTGGTTAAGGAACTCGGCAAATTAACTCCGTAACTTCGGGAGAAGGAGTGCCTCAATTAGGTGAAATTTTTACTAGTGGAGCCGAAAGAGGCCGCAGTGAAAAGGCCCAAGCGACTGTTTAACAAAAACACATGTCTCTGCGAAGTCAATTAAGACGAAGTATAGGGACTGACACCTGCCCGGTGCTGGAAGGTTAAGAGGAGAGGTTAGCCGCAAGGCGAAGCTTTGAATCGAAGCCCCAGTAAACGGCGGCCGTAACTATAACGGTCCTAAGGTAGCGAAATTCCTTGTCGGGTAAGTTCCGACCTGCACGAATGGTGTAACGATTTGGGCACTGTCTCAACCACGAGCTCGGTGAAATTGTGGTACCGGTGAAGACGCCGGTTACCCGCAGATGGACGGAAAGACCCCGTGAACCTTTACTGCACCCTAACATTGGGTTCGGATGGGTCATGTGTAGGATAGGTGGGAGACTTTGAAGCTGCAACGCTAGTTGTAGTGGAGTCAACGGTGAAATACCACCCTTGGTTTATTTGGATTCTAACTAAGACCCTTGAATCAGGGTTTAGGACATTGTTAGGCGGGTAGTTTGACTGGGGCGGTCGCCTCCTAAAATGTAACGGAGGCTCTCAATGGTTCCCTCAGCACGGTTGGTAATCGTGCGGCGAGTGTAAAGGCATAAGGGAGCTTAACTGCGAGACATACAGGTCGAGCAGATACGAAAGTAGGACTTAGTGATCCGGCGGTAGTGAATGGAAATGCCGTCGCTCAAAGGATAAAAGGTACTCCGGGGATAACAGGCTGATTTTGCCCAAGAGTTCATATCGACGGCAAAGTTTGGCACCTCGATGTCGGCTCATCGCATCCTGGGGCTGAAGAAGGTCCCAAGGGTTTGGCTGTTCGCCAATTAAAGCGGTACGTGAGCTGGGTTCAGAACGTCGTGAGACAGTTCGGTCCCTATCCTCTGTGGGCGTAGGATACTTGAGAAGAGTCGCTTCTAGTACGAGAGGACCGAAGTGAACGAACCTCTAGTGCGCCAATTGTCACGCCAGTGGCATAGTTGGGTAGCTATGTTCGGAAATGATAAGCGCTGAAAGCATCTAAGTGCGAAGCATACTTCAAGATAAGGTATCCCTTGTCAGTAATGGCACTAAAGACTCCTTGAAGATGACAAGGTTGATAGGCTGCAGGTGTAAGTGCAGTAATGTATTTAGCTGAGCAGTACTAATAGGTCGTGAGACTTAACCATTAAATTTATTTAAAGAAGGTATTATATTTGTAGATTTCTCATTCAATCTTAATTTTTGTTAAAATTTCTGGTGGCTATAGCTAAGGGGAAACACCTCTTCCCATTCCGAACAGAGTAGTTAAGACCTTAAACGCCGATGGTACTGCATTTTTAAGTGTGGGAGAGTAGGAAGTCGCCAGTTTATTATTGAAACCTCAATTTTTATAATTGGGGTTTTTTATTTTAAATCATCTAAATTCGAAAACTATTTTATTTCTCTCCCGCCTAATTCTTCAACAATACTTTTAATTATTGGATATTTAAAAATTTCATCTTCCTTAAATTCATTTACACTTTTTCCACTTGAACTATTTTTTTGAGTTTTTCTAAATTCAAATTTTGCTATGATATTTGAATCAAATAAAGTTGATAACCTTTTTGAAATATATTCAGATGAAGAATTTAAAATTGGAATATCTTCTTTATTATCAACCAAAATATGAAGAATATTTTTTTCTAATTTATCTGGAAAAGTATGTTCAAAAATTGATAAGGTAAACTTTTCTTTAATTATTGCTTCTTTTATTAAATTCCATTTTTCTTTAATTATTTCTATAGTTGGAGAGTTCTTAAATTTTACTTCATCGAGAGTTTTACTTTTTGCAATTGGAGAAGGTTTAATTTTTACGGATTTTTTTTCTTCCTTCAATATTGGAAATGCTTCTTCAGGGACAGAATTAATTACAATATTTTCTTCAGATTTTAGCCCAACATTAATTTTTTCAATTAATTCAGTTTTTTTTTTATCAGTTATTTCTTCTGCAATATCAACTTTTGCTATTAGTTCTGACAAAGTTGCGGATTTTACAAATCCAATTAAATGCGAAAGAGAAATCTCAACTTTTAATTTTTGATTTTGCGAAATTTTTATTTCATTTTGAGTTTTTGAAAGGAACGAAAGAATTCGTAACAAATCTCCTTCAGAAAATTTATCAGAATATTTCAAATATTTTGATTTGAGATTTTCTGAACTTTCAATAAAATTTGCAGATTTTGTAATTATAACTGTACTTATATTTCTGAAATGTTCAAGCAATCCATTTATAAAATCAATAAAATTCCAACCATTTGTATAAATATTTTCAGAAACTTCAAAAGCAGTTTTAAATGATTTTTCTAAAATTGCATCAGAAATTTGGAAATATACTTCATCATCAATTAAATTAAGCATTTTTTTAAGAATTGAAGAATCAACGGTATTTCCACAAAAAGAAACAACTTGATCAAAAAC
The nucleotide sequence above comes from Ignavibacteriota bacterium. Encoded proteins:
- the dnaX gene encoding DNA polymerase III subunit gamma/tau: MMTFIVTARKWRPQLFEDVVGQQHITTTLKNAIENNRIGHAYIFAGPRGVGKTTTARILAKRLNCKNPNGGEPCNKCDACENFLKSQSLDIIEIDGASNRRIDEIRTLRESVKYAPTSGEYKIYIIDEVHMLTTESFNALLKTLEEPPEHTIFIFATTDIHKVPLTIISRCQRFDFRRIELSEIKKLLNKIADSERIEIDDESLTLIAKKADGALRDAESVFDQVVSFCGNTVDSSILKKMLNLIDDEVYFQISDAILEKSFKTAFEVSENIYTNGWNFIDFINGLLEHFRNISTVIITKSANFIESSENLKSKYLKYSDKFSEGDLLRILSFLSKTQNEIKISQNQKLKVEISLSHLIGFVKSATLSELIAKVDIAEEITDKKKTELIEKINVGLKSEENIVINSVPEEAFPILKEEKKSVKIKPSPIAKSKTLDEVKFKNSPTIEIIKEKWNLIKEAIIKEKFTLSIFEHTFPDKLEKNILHILVDNKEDIPILNSSSEYISKRLSTLFDSNIIAKFEFRKTQKNSSSGKSVNEFKEDEIFKYPIIKSIVEELGGREIK